The following coding sequences lie in one Flavobacterium sp. 20NA77.7 genomic window:
- the dapB gene encoding 4-hydroxy-tetrahydrodipicolinate reductase, which translates to MKIALLGYGKMGKVIEKIALERGHQIVLKKGSDSSFEGLLNADLAIDFSIPSVAATNISECLNNSIPVVCGTTGWLADYDKMVALCNEKNGSFIYGSNFSLGVNIFFELNSYLAKMMTNLKQYNVSMEEIHHTQKLDAPSGTAISLAHGIIENSNYSSWVLRDNEASTTTEKQIPITAKRIENVPGTHSIYYDSNVDQIEIKHTAHNREGFALGAVIAAEWLVGKKGVFTMKDVLELK; encoded by the coding sequence ATGAAAATTGCATTATTAGGATACGGAAAGATGGGAAAAGTAATTGAAAAAATTGCTTTAGAACGCGGACATCAAATTGTGCTAAAAAAAGGGAGTGATAGCTCTTTTGAAGGCCTTTTAAATGCTGATTTAGCTATTGATTTTAGTATTCCTAGTGTGGCAGCAACAAATATTTCAGAGTGTTTAAATAATTCAATACCTGTAGTTTGCGGCACAACGGGTTGGTTAGCTGACTATGACAAAATGGTTGCTTTATGTAACGAAAAGAATGGAAGTTTTATTTATGGATCTAATTTTAGTTTAGGTGTCAATATTTTTTTTGAACTGAATAGTTATTTAGCTAAAATGATGACAAACTTGAAACAATATAATGTATCCATGGAAGAAATTCATCATACACAAAAGTTAGATGCACCTAGTGGCACTGCAATCTCATTGGCCCATGGAATTATAGAAAACTCAAATTACTCCAGTTGGGTTTTAAGGGATAATGAGGCGTCTACTACTACCGAAAAACAAATTCCTATAACAGCCAAAAGAATTGAAAATGTTCCTGGCACACATAGCATTTATTATGACAGCAATGTGGATCAAATAGAAATAAAACATACCGCACATAACAGGGAAGGTTTTGCATTAGGCGCAGTAATTGCTGCTGAATGGTTAGTTGGCAAAAAAGGTGTTTTTACAATGAAAGACGTACTTGAATTAAAATAA
- a CDS encoding DUF5683 domain-containing protein, whose translation MKFLVHIILFFCVSWQTLHAQTKDELKITTKKEVKDSINPLAPSKAAFYSALLPGLGQAYNKKYWKIPIVFAAIGTGIYFIVDNNTKYTSYRNEYKARLLGTNNTADPNFGRLSTESVIRGQKFYQKNRDLSILITAGLYILNIIDANVDAHLLQYNVSDDLTLKPQINQNFLTKKHEVGLCLSYQF comes from the coding sequence GTGAAATTTTTAGTACATATCATTTTATTTTTTTGCGTAAGTTGGCAAACCCTTCATGCACAGACTAAAGATGAATTAAAAATTACAACAAAAAAAGAAGTTAAAGATTCAATTAATCCATTAGCACCTTCAAAAGCAGCTTTTTATTCAGCTCTTCTACCTGGTTTAGGTCAAGCGTATAATAAGAAATATTGGAAGATACCCATTGTCTTTGCTGCAATAGGTACAGGTATTTATTTTATTGTGGATAATAATACAAAATACACTAGTTATAGAAATGAATATAAAGCAAGACTTCTAGGAACAAACAATACAGCTGATCCAAATTTTGGCAGATTGTCTACAGAAAGTGTGATTAGGGGTCAAAAATTTTATCAAAAAAATAGAGACTTATCCATTTTAATTACTGCAGGTTTATACATTTTAAACATTATAGATGCTAATGTAGATGCCCATTTACTTCAATATAATGTAAGTGATGACCTAACCTTAAAACCACAAATTAATCAAAATTTCTTAACCAAGAAACACGAAGTAGGTTTGTGTTTAAGCTATCAATTTTAA
- a CDS encoding ParB/RepB/Spo0J family partition protein: MTKAVKKPVLGRGLSALLSDPSNDIKSVEDKGADKVVGNIIELDINTIEINPFQPRTNFNEETLQELAKSIKEVGVIQPITVRKIDFNKYQLISGERRLRASKLIGLATIPTYVRIANDNESLVMALVENIQRHDLDPIEVAISYQRLIDEINLTQEELSDRVGKKRSTITNYLRLLKLDPIIQTGMRDGFISMGHGRALINIEDLDVQSDIYHKIITQNLSVRETEAVVKKYQESLKPKTSKSAASKSYAISVQEKKAIADFFGAKIAVDVTSNGKGKITIPFHSEEDFNRIIKLIQS, translated from the coding sequence ATGACAAAAGCAGTAAAAAAACCTGTACTGGGAAGAGGATTATCAGCCCTTTTGAGTGACCCTTCAAATGACATAAAATCTGTTGAAGATAAAGGTGCAGATAAAGTTGTGGGAAACATTATTGAACTTGATATCAATACGATTGAAATTAATCCGTTTCAACCGCGAACTAATTTCAACGAAGAAACATTACAAGAATTAGCAAAATCAATTAAAGAAGTTGGTGTAATTCAACCTATTACGGTTCGCAAAATTGATTTTAATAAATACCAACTTATTTCGGGAGAACGCCGTTTACGTGCTTCAAAATTGATAGGTTTAGCTACCATTCCTACTTATGTAAGAATTGCAAACGATAACGAATCATTAGTAATGGCACTTGTTGAAAATATTCAACGTCATGATCTTGACCCTATTGAGGTTGCTATTTCGTATCAAAGACTTATTGATGAAATAAATCTTACACAAGAAGAATTAAGTGACCGCGTGGGTAAAAAACGTTCAACTATTACCAATTACCTTCGTTTGTTAAAATTAGACCCAATTATTCAAACGGGCATGCGAGATGGTTTCATCTCTATGGGTCACGGAAGAGCGCTAATTAACATTGAAGACTTAGATGTTCAAAGTGACATTTACCATAAAATTATCACTCAAAATCTCTCTGTAAGAGAAACTGAAGCTGTTGTAAAAAAATACCAAGAAAGTTTAAAACCAAAAACTTCAAAATCAGCCGCTTCAAAATCATATGCTATTTCGGTACAAGAGAAAAAAGCAATTGCTGATTTTTTTGGTGCAAAAATAGCCGTTGATGTTACTTCTAATGGTAAAGGTAAAATTACTATTCCTTTTCATTCCGAAGAAGATTTCAATAGAATCATTAAATTAATTCAATCTTAA
- a CDS encoding ParA family protein — MGKIIAIANQKGGVGKTTTSVNLAAALGVLEKKVLLIDADPQANATSGLGIDVEQVEIGTYQILEHSNAPEEAIIGCSAPNVSVIPAHIDLVAIEIELVDKENREYMLKEALKTIKEAYDYVIIDCAPSLGLLTLNALTAADSVVIPIQCEYFALEGLGKLLNTIKSVQKIHNPNLDIEGLLLTMYDSRLRLSNQVVDEVQKHFNNMVFDTIIQRNVKLSEAPSFGESIINYDATSKGASNYINLAEEIIKKNN, encoded by the coding sequence ATGGGTAAAATCATTGCAATTGCAAACCAAAAAGGTGGTGTAGGAAAAACAACTACTTCTGTTAATTTAGCAGCAGCATTAGGTGTTTTGGAAAAGAAAGTATTATTAATAGATGCCGATCCACAAGCAAACGCTACTTCTGGATTAGGTATTGATGTAGAACAAGTTGAAATTGGAACGTATCAAATTTTAGAACATAGCAATGCACCAGAAGAAGCCATAATAGGATGTTCGGCACCAAATGTTTCTGTAATTCCTGCACATATTGATTTAGTAGCCATAGAAATTGAGTTAGTTGATAAAGAAAATAGAGAATACATGCTTAAAGAAGCACTAAAAACTATTAAAGAAGCGTATGACTACGTAATCATTGATTGTGCACCATCTTTAGGCTTATTAACACTAAATGCATTAACCGCAGCAGACAGTGTGGTTATACCTATTCAATGCGAATATTTTGCCTTGGAAGGGTTAGGAAAATTATTAAACACAATTAAGAGTGTGCAAAAAATTCACAATCCTAATTTAGACATTGAAGGTCTTTTATTAACGATGTATGATTCGCGCTTAAGACTTTCAAATCAAGTAGTTGATGAAGTACAAAAACATTTTAACAATATGGTTTTTGATACTATAATTCAAAGAAATGTAAAACTAAGCGAAGCACCAAGTTTTGGTGAAAGTATCATAAATTATGACGCAACAAGTAAAGGTGCTTCAAATTATATTAATTTAGCAGAAGAAATTATCAAGAAAAATAATTAA
- the idi gene encoding isopentenyl-diphosphate Delta-isomerase, giving the protein MIEEKVILVDENDCPIGLMNKLEAHEKAVLHRAFSVFVLNDKNEIMLQQRAHHKYHSPLLWTNTCCSHQREGETNIQAGKRRLREEMGFEVELKEMFHFIYKAPFDNGLTEHELDHVMIGYSNATPDINKDEVEDWKWMSIEAVKQDITNQPQLYTVWFKIIFEEFYHHFETEIK; this is encoded by the coding sequence GTGATAGAAGAAAAAGTAATATTAGTGGATGAAAATGATTGTCCCATTGGGCTTATGAATAAACTTGAAGCACATGAAAAAGCAGTGCTTCATAGGGCTTTTTCAGTTTTTGTCTTAAATGATAAAAATGAAATCATGTTGCAGCAACGTGCACATCATAAATACCATTCACCTTTGCTTTGGACAAATACATGTTGCAGTCATCAAAGAGAAGGAGAAACAAATATACAAGCTGGAAAACGTAGGTTGCGAGAAGAAATGGGATTTGAAGTTGAATTGAAAGAAATGTTTCATTTTATTTACAAAGCTCCCTTTGATAATGGATTAACGGAACATGAATTAGACCATGTCATGATTGGTTATTCTAATGCTACACCTGATATCAATAAAGATGAAGTGGAAGATTGGAAATGGATGAGTATTGAAGCGGTAAAACAAGACATCACAAATCAACCTCAGTTATATACGGTTTGGTTTAAAATAATTTTTGAAGAATTTTATCATCATTTTGAAACCGAAATAAAATAA
- a CDS encoding 6-pyruvoyl trahydropterin synthase family protein, translated as MNVTVSRKAHFNAAHRLYRKDWTMEQNDAVFGKCNNPNFHGHNYELIVSVTGAINPETGFVIDVKVLSDLIKIHIEEAFDHKNLNLDVPEFKELNPTAEHIAVVIWNKLRMHISNELELGVVLYETPRNFVTYNGN; from the coding sequence ATGAATGTAACTGTAAGTAGAAAAGCCCATTTTAATGCTGCACATCGTTTGTATCGCAAAGATTGGACTATGGAGCAAAATGATGCTGTTTTTGGAAAGTGTAATAACCCAAATTTTCATGGGCACAATTATGAATTGATTGTAAGTGTTACAGGAGCAATTAATCCAGAAACGGGCTTTGTAATCGATGTAAAAGTGCTTTCAGATTTGATAAAAATTCATATTGAAGAGGCATTTGATCATAAAAATTTGAATTTAGATGTACCAGAATTTAAAGAATTAAATCCAACTGCCGAACACATAGCTGTTGTCATTTGGAATAAATTAAGAATGCATATTTCAAATGAATTGGAATTAGGGGTTGTCTTGTATGAAACACCACGAAATTTTGTAACTTATAACGGAAACTAA
- a CDS encoding peroxiredoxin: MAIQVGDFLPDFQGIDQNNQLFDSSSLKGKQAVIYFYPKDHTPGCTVQACSFRDAYQDFQDLGAVVVGVSSDSVASHQNFQEKHQLPFTLIADLDKKIRKLFGVPTAFFGLLPGRVTYVFDKNGKAIFVFDSMRAKHHIDKALEVLQNELK, encoded by the coding sequence ATGGCAATTCAAGTAGGAGATTTTTTGCCTGATTTTCAAGGTATAGATCAAAATAATCAACTTTTTGATAGTTCAAGCTTAAAAGGGAAACAGGCTGTAATTTATTTTTATCCTAAAGATCATACACCAGGTTGTACCGTACAAGCATGTAGTTTTCGTGATGCGTATCAAGATTTTCAAGATTTAGGTGCGGTTGTTGTAGGGGTAAGTAGCGATTCTGTTGCTTCGCATCAAAATTTTCAAGAAAAACACCAATTACCCTTTACACTTATTGCTGATTTGGATAAAAAAATTAGGAAATTGTTTGGCGTACCAACAGCATTTTTTGGACTATTACCAGGTCGGGTAACCTATGTTTTTGATAAAAATGGAAAAGCTATCTTTGTGTTTGATAGTATGCGTGCAAAACACCATATTGATAAAGCATTAGAAGTTTTACAAAATGAATTAAAATAA
- a CDS encoding type I phosphomannose isomerase catalytic subunit: MKLYPLSFTPILKERIWGGTKLQTVLHKSSLSKNMGESWELSAVSDDISVVNNGAAKGKTLTELIDLFPEELLGEKVLLKFGKQFPLLFKFIDAKEDLSIQVHPNDQLAQARHNSFGKTEMWYIMQADENARLIVGFNKESTQTDYLSHLQTNSLTELLKEYPVQTGDVFFLETGTIHAIGAGILLAEIQQTSDITYRLYDWGRVDDKGVSRELHTDLALEAINYNTTKSKITYDNVIENKSVTVVDSVYFKTNYLQLSTSYSWIKKEDAFTVFMCVEGKCTLTYEGELFSLVKGQTILIPASITHFLLEGSATLLEISI; this comes from the coding sequence ATGAAGTTATATCCACTATCATTCACGCCCATTTTAAAAGAGCGCATTTGGGGAGGTACTAAATTACAAACAGTACTTCACAAATCTTCTTTATCTAAAAATATGGGAGAAAGTTGGGAACTATCAGCTGTTTCCGACGATATAAGTGTGGTTAATAATGGCGCTGCTAAAGGTAAAACATTAACGGAATTAATTGATTTATTTCCAGAAGAGTTATTAGGTGAAAAGGTACTATTAAAATTTGGGAAACAATTTCCTTTGTTATTTAAATTTATTGATGCTAAAGAAGATTTATCGATTCAAGTACATCCAAATGATCAGTTGGCACAGGCAAGACATAATTCTTTTGGTAAAACTGAAATGTGGTATATTATGCAAGCTGATGAAAATGCTCGTTTAATCGTAGGCTTCAATAAAGAATCAACCCAAACAGACTATCTTTCACATTTGCAAACTAATTCACTTACTGAATTATTAAAAGAATATCCCGTACAAACAGGGGATGTATTTTTTTTAGAGACAGGAACAATTCATGCGATAGGGGCAGGCATATTATTGGCAGAAATTCAGCAAACAAGCGACATTACATACCGTTTATATGATTGGGGACGAGTTGACGATAAAGGAGTTTCCAGAGAACTACATACCGATTTAGCCCTTGAAGCTATAAATTACAATACTACAAAATCTAAAATTACGTATGATAATGTTATTGAAAACAAGTCGGTTACTGTTGTAGATTCGGTTTATTTTAAAACAAATTATTTACAGTTGTCTACTTCTTATTCTTGGATAAAAAAAGAAGATGCTTTTACTGTTTTTATGTGTGTGGAAGGAAAATGTACACTTACGTATGAAGGAGAACTATTTTCTTTAGTAAAAGGTCAAACCATACTAATTCCGGCTTCTATAACACATTTTTTACTTGAAGGAAGTGCAACTTTACTTGAAATTTCAATTTAA
- a CDS encoding pentapeptide repeat-containing protein, whose product MQTYYDQTFSKIDFAMQPIAKGIYENCIFNGCQFNQVDISKIEFSNCQFTDCIFTSPNLSLTAFKEVVFTSCKLVGLHFEHCNTFLFEAAFENCALQLCSFYKMKLKYCSFSKSTLQEIDFTESDVSGIVFDSCDLTRSIFEQTNLEKTNFKTATNFSINLASNKVKGAKFSADNLKGLLEFYKISIE is encoded by the coding sequence ATGCAAACCTATTACGACCAAACGTTTAGCAAAATAGATTTTGCTATGCAACCCATAGCAAAAGGCATTTATGAAAATTGTATTTTTAATGGATGTCAATTTAACCAAGTTGATATAAGTAAAATAGAATTTTCAAATTGTCAATTTACCGATTGTATATTTACAAGCCCTAACCTATCGTTAACAGCTTTTAAAGAAGTAGTATTTACTTCATGTAAATTAGTTGGGCTTCATTTTGAACATTGCAATACATTTCTATTTGAAGCCGCTTTTGAAAATTGTGCTTTACAATTATGTTCATTTTATAAAATGAAGTTAAAGTATTGTTCTTTTTCGAAAAGTACGTTGCAAGAAATTGATTTTACTGAAAGTGATGTAAGTGGAATTGTTTTTGATTCGTGCGATTTAACCCGAAGTATTTTTGAACAAACGAATTTAGAAAAAACAAATTTTAAAACCGCAACAAACTTTAGTATTAATTTAGCTTCAAATAAAGTAAAAGGAGCAAAATTTAGTGCAGACAACCTAAAAGGACTACTTGAATTCTATAAGATTAGTATAGAATAA
- a CDS encoding DUF4369 domain-containing protein, with product MKKIVALAILVLALACSKENTKKGNLHLVGNIDGLKQGKIYIQQLKDTSLINLDTIQFEGKSSFDTYLQLEEPQMLYIFLDRGQTKSIDNTLQFFAEPGVMKFETTLKEFYASARFTGSKNQKVYEEYQKIKNNIANDKIELVAKELKNLKTNNTSISEKIKADKDKLTIRKYLYTANFAVVNGKSEVAPYLALSEIPDANLKLLDTIQKSMSPQVAKSLYGKRLTQWIKERREIEK from the coding sequence ATGAAAAAAATAGTAGCATTGGCCATTCTTGTTTTAGCATTGGCTTGTTCAAAAGAAAATACTAAAAAAGGGAATTTACATTTAGTTGGAAACATTGATGGATTAAAACAAGGCAAAATATACATTCAACAACTAAAAGATACTTCTTTAATCAATTTAGATACTATTCAATTTGAGGGAAAATCATCATTTGACACCTATTTACAACTCGAAGAACCTCAAATGTTATACATTTTTCTTGACAGAGGACAAACTAAATCTATTGACAATACCTTACAATTTTTTGCAGAACCTGGCGTAATGAAATTTGAAACTACGTTAAAAGAATTTTATGCAAGTGCAAGATTTACAGGTTCTAAAAATCAAAAAGTATACGAAGAATACCAAAAAATTAAAAACAATATTGCTAATGATAAAATAGAATTAGTAGCAAAGGAATTAAAAAATCTTAAAACAAATAACACAAGTATTTCTGAAAAAATAAAAGCTGATAAAGACAAACTTACTATTAGAAAATACTTATACACAGCTAATTTTGCTGTTGTAAATGGAAAAAGCGAAGTAGCTCCTTACTTAGCATTAAGTGAAATTCCAGATGCTAATTTGAAATTATTAGACACCATACAAAAATCTATGAGTCCACAAGTAGCTAAATCTTTATATGGTAAAAGGCTAACCCAGTGGATTAAAGAACGAAGAGAAATTGAAAAATAA
- a CDS encoding M61 family metallopeptidase has product MKKILKSFGLALLILACKPTFAAETPKKTVSVSIDLVNVKEDKVQVTIMPPTFTTETITFNIPKIVPGTYSEDDYGRFVENVKAFDKKGNPLKIAKMDDNSYTISDAKALAKITYWVNDTYDTEAGEGFGKGDDIFSPAGTNIIAGENFVLNTHGFVGYFDGHLETPYSVEIKHPATLWGATSMIDTNASNEIDQFNTSRYAELVDHPIMYSKPDYTAFNVEGMDIVISVYSPKGKYKAADITPEMENFMRAQKRFLGKFNSTKKYTILLYLSDVMGKDAKGFGALEHTTSTTVVMPEMMPLEALKEQLKDVVSHEFFHIVTPLSVHSREIHFFDYNSPKMSEHLWMYEGITEYFANLFQINQGLISEEDFYKRMAGKIEQANAMNDKMSFTKMSKNVLNPPYKDQYINVYQKGALIAMCLDIQLRELSGGKRGILSLMQDLSNEFGSQKPFNDNELFATITRITYPEIGAFLEKYVAGETPIPYDFYFAKMGVKNAKIQVPGNAFLKDERTPYIRVDQSTKEIIALPMVNENSFMTTLGIKGEDHILAINGTAYNFDNIYDLIMASEDFKEGDNITVKISRDGKEQTLTGKIVLPKTEKDGFMATDKSKENLKNAWLKG; this is encoded by the coding sequence ATGAAAAAAATTCTTAAATCTTTCGGTTTAGCTTTATTAATTTTAGCTTGTAAACCAACTTTTGCTGCTGAAACACCCAAAAAAACAGTCTCAGTAAGTATTGATTTAGTTAATGTAAAAGAAGACAAAGTACAAGTTACTATTATGCCGCCAACTTTTACAACAGAAACAATAACATTCAACATACCTAAAATAGTCCCAGGCACCTATTCTGAAGATGATTATGGACGATTTGTAGAAAACGTAAAAGCATTTGACAAAAAAGGAAATCCATTAAAAATTGCAAAAATGGATGATAACTCTTATACCATTTCAGATGCTAAAGCACTTGCAAAAATAACCTATTGGGTAAACGACACCTATGACACAGAAGCGGGTGAAGGTTTTGGAAAAGGAGATGATATTTTTTCTCCAGCAGGTACAAACATAATTGCCGGTGAAAATTTTGTTTTAAACACACACGGCTTTGTTGGGTATTTTGATGGACATTTAGAGACACCTTATTCGGTTGAGATTAAACATCCTGCTACATTGTGGGGAGCAACTTCTATGATTGACACAAACGCTAGTAATGAAATTGACCAATTTAACACATCTAGATATGCTGAATTGGTTGACCATCCAATCATGTATTCAAAACCAGATTATACCGCGTTTAATGTAGAGGGCATGGACATTGTAATTAGTGTATATTCTCCAAAAGGCAAGTATAAAGCAGCAGATATTACTCCGGAAATGGAAAACTTTATGCGTGCACAAAAAAGATTTTTAGGCAAATTTAATAGTACAAAAAAATATACTATTTTATTATATTTATCTGATGTAATGGGTAAAGATGCTAAAGGATTTGGTGCTTTAGAACATACTACTTCAACTACAGTAGTTATGCCAGAAATGATGCCGTTAGAAGCACTTAAAGAACAACTAAAAGATGTTGTTTCACATGAGTTTTTTCACATTGTAACGCCATTAAGTGTGCATTCTAGAGAAATTCATTTCTTTGATTATAATAGTCCAAAAATGTCAGAACATTTATGGATGTATGAAGGTATTACAGAATATTTTGCAAATTTATTCCAAATCAATCAAGGACTTATATCTGAAGAAGATTTTTATAAAAGAATGGCAGGAAAAATTGAACAAGCCAACGCAATGAATGACAAAATGAGTTTTACTAAAATGAGTAAAAACGTTTTAAACCCTCCTTATAAAGATCAATACATCAATGTGTATCAAAAAGGGGCATTAATTGCTATGTGCTTAGATATTCAACTTAGAGAATTAAGCGGTGGTAAAAGAGGAATTTTAAGTTTAATGCAAGATTTGTCAAATGAGTTTGGAAGCCAAAAACCATTTAATGATAATGAATTATTTGCCACTATCACAAGAATCACATATCCAGAAATTGGTGCCTTTTTAGAGAAATATGTGGCTGGTGAAACGCCAATTCCTTACGATTTTTACTTTGCTAAAATGGGTGTAAAAAATGCTAAAATTCAAGTACCTGGAAATGCATTCTTGAAAGATGAAAGAACACCTTATATTAGAGTTGACCAAAGCACAAAAGAAATTATAGCATTGCCGATGGTAAATGAAAACAGCTTTATGACCACGTTAGGCATTAAAGGTGAAGATCACATATTAGCCATAAATGGAACAGCTTATAATTTTGATAATATTTATGATTTAATCATGGCTAGTGAAGATTTTAAAGAAGGAGATAACATTACAGTCAAAATTAGTCGAGATGGTAAAGAACAAACCTTAACGGGTAAAATTGTATTACCAAAAACTGAAAAAGACGGATTTATGGCAACTGATAAATCTAAAGAAAATTTGAAAAATGCTTGGTTAAAAGGCTAA
- a CDS encoding TIGR03643 family protein has translation MKKSKRVELNNEEIDRVVSMAQEEKKPFEVIKEEFGISESEVTEIMRKRLSKDNFELWKKKIAAGKPKPKPQKFNAFDDDDELDSKYYFKNKFD, from the coding sequence ATGAAAAAAAGTAAAAGAGTAGAACTAAACAACGAAGAAATAGATAGAGTTGTTAGTATGGCTCAAGAGGAAAAAAAACCTTTTGAAGTAATTAAAGAAGAATTTGGAATTTCAGAAAGTGAAGTTACTGAAATTATGCGTAAACGTCTATCTAAAGACAATTTTGAATTGTGGAAAAAGAAAATTGCTGCAGGCAAACCCAAGCCAAAACCACAAAAATTTAATGCCTTTGATGACGATGATGAATTAGACAGCAAGTATTATTTTAAAAATAAATTTGACTAA
- a CDS encoding alpha-ketoglutarate-dependent dioxygenase AlkB family protein — protein sequence METLFSLDPIHLDLPDATFIYYPNFLNQEKADLYFEKLLQETPWQQDDITIFGKKIAQPRLTALYGNLGKPYSYSGITMHPIAWSPLVWLLKEEVETIAQHSFTSVLLNLYRNEKDSNGWHADNEKELGQDPIIASLSLGETRKFQIKHTTNKNIKCDILLEHGSLLLMKEGAQVHYKHQLPKATQPKNTRINLTFRTVF from the coding sequence ATGGAAACCTTATTTTCATTAGATCCCATACATCTTGATTTACCAGACGCTACCTTTATTTATTATCCTAACTTTTTAAATCAAGAAAAAGCAGACTTGTATTTTGAAAAATTGCTTCAAGAAACGCCTTGGCAACAAGACGATATTACTATTTTTGGAAAGAAAATTGCCCAACCCAGATTAACCGCACTCTATGGAAATTTAGGTAAGCCCTACTCCTATTCAGGTATAACAATGCACCCAATAGCGTGGAGTCCCCTAGTGTGGTTACTAAAAGAAGAAGTGGAAACTATTGCGCAACATTCATTTACTTCAGTTCTTTTAAACTTATATAGAAATGAAAAAGATAGCAATGGGTGGCATGCAGATAACGAAAAAGAGTTAGGCCAGGATCCTATAATAGCATCACTTAGTTTAGGTGAAACCAGAAAATTTCAAATTAAACATACTACAAACAAAAATATAAAATGTGATATATTGCTCGAACATGGCAGTTTATTACTTATGAAAGAAGGTGCTCAAGTACATTACAAACATCAATTACCCAAAGCGACTCAACCTAAAAACACACGAATTAATCTAACTTTTCGAACCGTTTTTTAG
- a CDS encoding EamA family transporter has product MTNNSLVKGVTLVGLGATSYGMLATFVKLAYKNGYTTAEVTTSQFVIGIIGIVLINLFQKNSARNTFKVVSRKNIFQLMLAGTSLGMTSVFYYLCVKYINVSIAIVLLMQTVWMGVLLEWILDKKAPSSKKILAVSIVLVGTILATNIISNTVQIDWKGILWGLLAAASFTTTMFTANKVALELSSAQRSLYMLLGGAVIVFLFALFTQQTSFNYSIFLEYGLFLALFGTIIPPLLMNAGFPLTGIGLGSIVSSLELPVSVLMAFFILNEQVVFLQWVGIILILIAIVLMNVQKK; this is encoded by the coding sequence ATGACAAACAATTCACTAGTTAAAGGCGTTACGCTTGTTGGACTTGGCGCAACAAGTTATGGCATGTTGGCTACATTCGTAAAGTTAGCCTATAAAAATGGATATACTACGGCAGAAGTAACTACTTCGCAATTTGTCATAGGTATTATTGGGATAGTACTTATAAACTTGTTTCAAAAAAACAGTGCGAGAAATACATTTAAAGTAGTTTCTAGAAAAAATATTTTTCAATTAATGTTAGCAGGAACTTCTTTAGGGATGACAAGTGTTTTCTATTATTTATGTGTAAAGTACATAAATGTATCTATTGCCATTGTACTGCTTATGCAAACCGTATGGATGGGAGTACTACTTGAATGGATTCTTGATAAAAAAGCACCATCAAGTAAAAAAATACTTGCGGTTAGTATAGTACTTGTTGGAACTATATTGGCAACTAATATAATCTCTAATACAGTACAAATAGATTGGAAAGGTATCCTTTGGGGATTATTAGCGGCAGCATCATTTACAACTACTATGTTTACGGCTAACAAAGTTGCTCTTGAACTTTCATCTGCGCAAAGAAGTTTGTATATGCTTTTAGGTGGTGCTGTTATTGTATTTTTGTTTGCCTTATTTACACAACAAACATCTTTTAACTATTCTATTTTTTTAGAATACGGTCTGTTTTTAGCACTTTTTGGCACCATTATACCTCCACTTTTGATGAATGCTGGTTTTCCATTAACAGGTATAGGACTCGGTAGTATCGTTTCCTCTTTAGAATTACCAGTATCCGTATTAATGGCATTCTTTATATTAAATGAGCAAGTAGTATTTTTACAATGGGTTGGTATTATACTTATATTAATAGCTATTGTATTAATGAATGTTCAAAAAAAATAA